In Drosophila ananassae strain 14024-0371.13 chromosome 3R, ASM1763931v2, whole genome shotgun sequence, the DNA window TCACTtgaccaccaaaaaaaaatttttttttttaattcctcaAGGTCATGTGTCGGGGGCAAGCAACCAACGTCAGAATATGAAAAAAACATGTCATTTGAAAGCATTTTTGCAGAAATTGGAATTATGATAATTGACCATCTCTCAAAAATGAATGATCAATACATTTGAGAAAAATCTTCGTTTTACCACTTCGCAAaaagaagatatagccaaaaaAACTTCCCTGGGGCCAACTTCATACTACCCCCATCATATGTAGAAACAGAAATACGtataaaaaacgtatttttgcGAATTTCGCAATTCTAATGGTTGACCATTTCTAAACATCGTATCAACATTATCCTTAACAAAAATCTTCGTTTTACCACTTCGTTTTTTATACATGTTTCTACATATGATGGGGGTAGTATGAAGTTGGCCCTCGGAAAGTtttttggctatatcttctttTTGAGAAGTGGTAAAACGAAGATTTTTGTTAAGGATAATGTTGATACGATGTTTAGAAATGGTCAACCATTAGAATTGCGAAATTCgcaaaaatacgttttttataCGTATTTCTGTTTCTACATATGATGGGGGTAGTATGAAGTTGGCCCCAGGGAAGTTtttttggctatatcttctttTTGCGAAGTGGTAAAACGAAGATTTTTCTCAAATGTATTGATCATTCATTTTTGAGAGATGGTCAATTATCATAATTCCAATTTCTGCAAAAATGCTTTCAAATGACATGTTTTTTTCATATTCTGACGTTGGTTGCTTGCCCCCGACACATGACCTtgaggaattaaaaaaaaaaatttttttttggtggtcaAGTGATTTTATGGGTTGGTCAATCGATTTTATGGGATGGTCAATCGTTTAAACTGGTCTATgcgttaaaatttaatgtcAAAAGATGTTTTCTGATGCCCGGGGGCTAGTGTGAAGTTGGCCCCCGGAAAGTTTTTTTgctctaattttttttcggaAGGTGGTAAAACGAAAATATTTGTGGTCAATAGTGGTCAAACGATGGTCAATAATGGTcagttattattttcttgaaATTCGAAATTTGGGGTGCCAACTTCACAGACCTCCTTCAgggatttgtttattttgctttatttttatttgatttaaattgATATTCACACAATTGACCCGAACCCGAGCGTGCTGGACCCAAGCACACGTCAGCCTCAATTTGTGATatcaactttataaatataaatagacATGCGAGCTTAAAGTTTAGTTATCAACTAGATACTCTATAAAGTAGTATCAACATGctctttatttaataaaaattattttgagcAAAAATGGCCAACTTAATGCACATCCAAAtgactaaaaatataattaactTTCACAGAAATAAACTATAAAACATGATATACCTTTCCGTCCTACCATATAGAGTATTTAAAACCATCACTCAAACTCAATGatttgtattttctttttttcaccAAATGGGGGAATTAAATGTGAGATCATTCCCAAAATATAGACAATTTCCAGGCCGACCAACTCAAAGACTTTTACGCCCAAATACGGCGGCTGGCGTTTCCTTTAGCCCACATCTGGTTGTCCGAAAAAGCCAGTTCGAAATTGGGTTTCCAGACAGTCGGCCCGACCCACGCCTCAGTTAGCCTCTGAAAAACTCCATGACTCCGTCAAATATTATGGCTATATAATTCGTTCGCTGTGCTGTCTCTCTATTAACGATTTGGCTCTGTTTTTCGGTCTGTTGTTGCCTTAAGCACTGAATGTCGAATGTCGGTGTGTATAAGTTTAATTAACAGCCGACAAGTTGAGCAATTCCTTTCCCAAAAACAGCAGGCAACAAAGGCAAGTGAGCAACCGGcaaatggccaaaataaaagtcagaaaaaagacaaaaacatCCAAATCAGAACCAAAACAGATGTGAGTTCTACTCTGATAAAAGATACACAGTAAAAACTTAAACTAAGTTCCtgtctgaaaaaaaaatctgttcTTTTATCTTTTCTCTAAACTTAAGAGTCTCAGAGAGTTTaaagcatatatatatatattttaaaagagtAATGGTAATATTTTTCAGTGCACTTGACGTCAGAAGAGTGAACTAGTTTGCGATCTCCAAATCTAATTAAGTTAACATTCTCGATTCTCTGCGAACGTGTTCTGGGCCTCTAAATTAAAGCCAAGAGAAAGCTAGCTGGGAAAATAGAGTTGGGAAAATTGGCAAACCTTTCGCTCTTCAGGCCATTTTGGAACCCGGTTTGGTTCTCAGATCACGTCAATAAAGAAACTTGTCCAAATGGCTTGTAATAATTACGAGCATTTGTTAGTGAATTTTACGAGACAAGGTACTTCCGTTGTAGTCGTTTTAAGCCTGAGATCATTTGCATTTTGAAACACATAAATATACTTCAGTTAGatcatttaataaatatttattttgcgaTATAGCATTTCCCCTCGGGTGGTTTTTTAGCCTTTCTTTggatattatattatttttgtgagtttaacgcttttttttttgtattttttgttggtcGTGGAGGTGCTTCTCATAATCAGTGACTTTGAAAAATGAGCTTGGTCGTCGCTGGGTCGACCGGTTATTAGAGCTGGGCTGATGTCATGGGCTCAACAGGGGTAACAGGTAATAGGTAATAAAAAGTATCAACTCCGGCGGAACCGACGGAAGGGTTATGTCGCTGCCAACAAGTGAGCTGGATGGCTGGTGTCATTGACAAAACAATGGGAGGAGCGCACTGCAGATGGGCGGAACAGCTGACCCGAGAGGGTGGTATGGGGGCTGTGGGAGTTCTACAACTCCGCCGGAGTTTCACCGAGACCCAGACCGAGGCCAaagccgaaaccgaaacccaCCAGGAAATGCCAATAGTCAGACGGATAGACAGACAAACAGTCAATGAACTTTTGGATCGGGTCAGCACGCAATCCCCGGGCTGTTCAGGTGGTCCCTTAGACTTGGTTAACGCCTACTCCAGTTATATCCTTACCACAAACTAATATTCTATCTGCTGCACTTGATTGCGTTGGATTTCTTGAttctttcttatttattttatttcacaattaaaaacttcacTTTAGCCGGAGCTTAACAGTCCTTGCCAGGATATTTGGCGATTTTCGGTGATTTTTCAAAACATCTGTTCACCGAAAAAAGACACTCGAAGATTTCAAATTGCTATTTTCGTTGTTGATTCGTGGCTGATTTATTATTTCGTTGATTCGATTCGTTGATTGGGTTCAAGTGACAGACAGCTGCTTTTGAAGTGGCGGGCTTTGAAATCTCTTAGAGGCTTCCCGATTTATTTATGGCAATTGGTTGTCTCAGTTTGTTTTGAACGCTTTACActgaaattatttatttatgctgAACTGAGCTGAGCTGACAAAACATGAACCGTTCTCGGGGGCTGTTGGACAGAAACTGCGGGCCAAACTCGTAAACACTCGCTTTACGTTTCCAATTGGCGGCCTTTTCAACGAAAGCTTTTGCGTTGGTGTCTTAACATAGACTGGGGGACTTAACATGAGCTACCTCTGTTATAGGGTCTTGGGGAAggttttttggaaaatattttaagaatttaatagattcttattatttaagaatatatttcagaattatttttatttggggAACTTAACATAGGCCTATCTTTAAGAAAGGTCTctcatatataatatattatccACATACCCATCCATGTTATAGGGTCTTAgggaaagttttttaaatatatatttcaaaacttaaatagatatttattataaaacaGTTGTAGCTTTAGAATATTTTACTTCAGAACATTTATATTCATTTCGAATAGAATTCGACTTTTTGGCTCATTTACATTTTAAGAAAGTCATATCTAGGGGAAGGTCGCCAAACATAGACATTGCCCCCAGACTCCTGCCCACAGTTGAATTGTGTATCTTAATGGCTCATTGGGTATCGGTAATTCGATTGGGCTTGTGCTTATCGGGGGGAGGCCTATTTATGGCACTGCTCACAACAAACAATGCCGCTTGATTGTGGTTATGTAATGCAATATTATTACGATCTTGCCTCCGGCTCTAGATCAATGTATCTCCGCTTATCCCCCTGGCATCCAAAACCGATGCGGTGGCACACAGACAACCTTCACCCACACACGTGACTAATGGAGCATGGCATCCTCATTTTTGCActattattttgcattttttttttcattcgcTCTGCTTTGTTATTTAGGCCTtacaattataaaaaatatatacacccagacataataaattaaatgaaacacattattaaatttgatttatatttttattatgttgcTTTATCCTAAGAGTAGGCTATGttggcaaaataaaaaatataaaagcttCAAAATTagtaatataaaaatataaaaaattgttgaaaCTCTACTGcatatttttaggaaaagAAAAGTTACAAAATTAAATGACACTCTTCACTATTGATGGCTTCGAGAAACCTCAACGCTCCTGAAAGCAAAGCTGTGATATGAATATGAAAGCTACATGTCACCGCCACTTTAAGGAGGGTCGCAGTTCCCTAAAAAAATCTGTATCCTTCAAAACCCTTTCAAAAAACTATTCAAAAAAGTGGATAAAGTACTGGATAGTATTTtaggtttttgtttattagcAATATCACGTTGATGGATTTGGTTTCGACTTGTTTCGGGAATGGGTTTCATGGCAATAAACGTATTTAAATGTTTATCGTATAagtttatgtatatttttaaatatatatagttctATATGCATAGGCGCAATGAATCAACTAAGCGGCATATTTATGTATTAATAGTGTAATTTGTAGATTGCATATGTTGACCTTAGTCGGATAGTGGCTACAGCAAGGATATTGCGGTTTGGCTGAGAAATCGCAGAGGCTCCTCGGCTCAGTAAGAGGAATCATCATAGAATAGACATCTTGTGGATCGGCTAATactacatatttatttatatagtCTTACTGGCTACCACACTCACTTATAAACGTATACAAACCTAAGCAtattctttcatttttttctttttttgtgtatAGTTCGTATCTCGTATCAAAATGCTGTATCAAAGTTGTAAAAATGCGCTATTGGTGTTACGGCTTGATTTGGTGTTTTGATTCGGTTTCAATTGGGCGTTTCTATCTTGTATAGTCTGGCTATAAGTCTATGTGAGTTGCATCTATTTTTGGTTCTTTTCTCCTGTTCTGATCGTGGCTCGAAAATGCGTGAAACCGAGTGCTCTGTGCTTGGCAGTCTTCGAATTTCGcaaaaaataagcaaataaaacttataaaaatggtaataaaaaataattaaatgtttatcgtacattttatttgattttttgtatgttttttgttttcttcttttatAGTCTTACATGCAAAATGGTAAAATTAATTAAGTAAAACTCTTCATAAAAATACGGTAAAATATATGCATATCGATGTCgataaaaaaacgaaaaaattcaattaaaatataaagcaTATGGTATAAATGtctcatatatatatattttttttttaaatcgtaCTCGTTTCATACGTTTGAGCGTGGGAGAAGTCATCGCAAGatcaaaattaaatacaaataataagaatCGTCTGCAAGAATTAAACAATAAATCACAAAACTTAGGCTAAGCACGTAAAAATCTATTCTAAAAAATTGTTGGTGTTCTCTCATTCAAAACATCATCAACTTCGGTTCCATTTAAATCATCGATTATATATCAGTTGTGCAAACATTTCGCTTTCGACTTGAGGCTTacattataatttttaatgcttAATCAGTtttctcagtttttgtttcCATCTTCTCATCGTTCTTTAGAGATAATCATATACTTTACTTAGCACATTGGCCATCGCTATTTTATAAAAGCACAATCATAATTTTTCCGTTCGCTTTCGGTATGTGAAATGTATCAAAAATTGGACTATTAACTACAGTTTACTATACtttaatcctttttttttctcttctcatatatatatctatatatatttatgtattttaattGTAGTTGCTATAAGTGACTGTCAGTAGTTGCGCTCTGGGTCTTCCGACTACCGACTAACAGTTAACGCTTTTATAAACATAATGATATCATTCGTCAGCTCTGGCTCTATCAAATAATCCAAGTATGAATCTGGCTTTTGCTTAATTAATTCTTAATCTTCCATATACATGTATGcataaatctatatatatttatatatatatatattatatttcttCTCTCCGCCGACTTTAACTCTAATTTTAATGCCTTGTTATGTTTtcattcttttttgtttttttttttaaatacgaataaatttcttcaatattttttatgatgcTTCAGTGCGTGTTGGGAGCTGCTTCTTAGTCTGTTAGCGTCTGGGCCACAAGAGCCAGTTGGTCCATGAGAACGCGGAAAGCAGGACGCTCCTCGGGTCCATGTGACCAGCACAACTTCATGACCTgattagaaaacaaaaaattaataaaaaatttaaggaAAGTGCTACTCATTCACTTACATCATAAATCTCCTTGGCACACGACTTTGGTTTCTCTAGAATTATTCCGCGCTGAACACGCTCCACAACCTCGGTGTTCTTTAGGCGACCGTATGGCATCTTGCCACAGGTGAAGATCTCCCACATAAGGACTCCTAAATCATAAGAAATATTAATTAGTAAAAACATTAGAAgaagaaaattaagaaaaactCACCGTAAGCCCAGACATCGCTCTTGGAGGAGAAGCGCGTATAGTTGAGGACCTCGGGCGGTGCCCACTTGATGGGGAACTTGGTGCCGCCGGAGCTGGTGTACTGATCATCGAGGACGTAGCGGGCCAAGCCAAAGTCAGCCACCTTGACCACATTCTCGGAGCCAACGAGACAGTTGCGGGCAGCCAGATCCCGATGGATGTAGTTGTGGCGCTCCAGGTAGGTCATGCCCTTGCTCACCTGTATGCACATGTCCAGCAGCAGACCCATGTTGCCAATTAGGGTCTTCTCGTGCCGGCGCAAGTAGTTCAACAAGGAGCCATGCTTCATGTATTCGGTGACAATGTAAATGGGTCGGTGCTTGGAGCACACACCATACAGCTGCACAAGATTGGGATGCTGCAGCTTGGTCATCACCTTGGCCTCCTCGATGAAGTCGTCCTCGGACATGGTGCCCTCCTTCATCATTTTGACGGCGGTGTCTATCGATCCACGCCACTTGCCGCGGCGCACCACACCGAACTGCCCAGATCCCAGTTCCTCCATCAGCATCAGCTCCATGGGATGGATCTCCCATTTGTCGTGCGATAGTCCAGCTGTTGGTGGCACTGGACGGTCGCAGGGCGAGGACTTCAATCGGCAGGCCAGTCCTCCGGAATTGTGGCGATGGTAGTTGATCAGATCCGGGATAGTTTCGCAGCAGTGCTTCTCGCTCAAATAATACTCGCAGCGGGCATTCTGCTTAATGTGATAGTGTTTAACATGCGATTGTGGACTGtaagataaatattttatattatatttcattCTTAACTAACTAATCTTTAGTAACTTACACTTTGGTATGCAGTGAGAGTGTGTAGAGACCCTTGGTCGATGACTTGCGCACCACAAAGCAGCCCTCTTTGTCGCCCTGCTTCAGCAGGGACTCGGCTCTTTGTCGCGACATATCACCCACATACCATctgaaaaatacaaatattttatattataataaggaattttaatattttatataataataatacttaCTCGTAGCGCTCAAGACCCAGCAGTGCTTTTGGCTTGACATAGTTGCTGGGAATATAGCCCACATTGCCCAAGGCATCTTTGACTTTCCACCAATGCTCTTGAGAATCATCAATTACCTCATACTCGGCGTTctgtaaaaataattttaaaattataaatgtaaATTAAAGAGCTATTAAAGAGTTTCTTACCTTTTCCAAAGATAAATCGCCGCCTTCAATGGCCTTGAATGGATAGAGCGCCACTACCAATTTCACAAAATGTGAATTgtcctttaaaagaaaaataaattatatatttaaaattaacacactttatattttaataactCTCACCTTTGATTTGGAATTTGGAGTTCCAGGGGTGGGTATACCGCCAGGCATATTGGCATCCAATAGATTTCCGTTGCCGTTCAATAAAGTCGGGGATTGCTTGAAAGTTGTCAGCGAAGACTGTTGAATCGAAAGTTGAATTAGTTGCAAGTTAATTGATTGGAAGATGTATTTTGGTttggctttaaaaatatattactcACCTGAGGCTGTAGCGATGTGGGCGTGCAATTGccgccaccacctcctccgccGCCTAGGCCAaggctgccgccgccgccacccaCTCCACCGCCCACTCCGCCGCCGAGACTCCCCGAGCTGTTGTGCTGCAGGCTGAACTGGCTGTTGGTGGTGGAGCTGTTGGGGCTGATGCTGCGCGTTGAATTCTGGGCTGGAGAACTGCCGTTGCCTGGAAGAAtacgacaaaaaatataaagaaattaGAACAAAATCCATACAAGTTTGTTgcttaagtcttttgttttttttttttggaaattttggaaaatttggaaaaaaaaatattaaatattattgtataaaaatacaatcaagtttgttgcctaagtcttttgtttttggagaGAAACTCTCTCTCCTAAAATTAAAGTTATAAACCAATTAAAACctaaaaatatcttaaattataaaatattttcactaACCACATAATTATTGTTTACATCGTTTTTAAAAAATCCATAACCCCGCATATCAAAGTTAAATATacaaagatatttttaaaattttggagCCCAGGGCTGACCAATTCATTAGCCATCTACAAAAATCACAAAATCGAATTGAAAATAAGTTGGTggcttggttttttttttgtcagacACGATGGCCTGCGATTCTTGTCAAGGTAATAATTAATTAGAGGCTGGCACACAGCGCTGACACTGAACACTGACAAGATTTTCAATGGTTCAAggcaccaccagcaccagctcTCGGTCAGTCAGTCGCCCACAATTCGCCAAATAAATCAAAGACATTGGAAAGCTTAAGTTTAATGTGATGAGCGGCAATGTTGTTGGACTTTGCTCGCTCTGCTCGGCTTAAAACGATTTCTGTGTTTGCCAACCGGGGTTTTTCAAGTGCCTCTCCCCCCACACTACCCACCTCCCTCTATGTGAGTATTAATAACGTTAGCTCCAAAAAGTGAACTCAAAGTGTAACCccaattaaagaaaaaataaataaagataaataaatgaaacttAAATGCCAGTCGAGAGCAGTCGAATTTCGGCAGTTGAGTGGGCGTCTATTATGCAATCGCCCTCAGCAACTCACGGCAAGTGAGTCAGTCAACAACACGCTTATgatatacattttatttaatgtttgttttatttatttcttgattTTCTGTGTGGATGAGCGGCTGGTAGGCGcctgcctcctcctcctctctCTGCTCGAGAATcgccaaaaacaaaagtgaaggTTAGTCGCGAAGCGAAAGTGACTGCCTACGGGGCTCTGGCTCTTGCTGTTATTATTTCCCAAGCtgtgaaatatttatatatagatTGATACGAAATTGCTCTCAGCTGAGACTTTCAATTGATAAGCCAATTTTGTTGTGAAAACATAAAGTGGGTATCTCGGCGACGCCTCCTTCTCATAAAACAACAACCAGACGAGAGCCGAGAGTTGGGGAGGAAAACGTGCCGGCAAAAGATGACAAAAGCCTTGAAGGCAATACCGTCGAGCCATGGCTCAtaccaccagcaccagcactgATGCAAGAGATTGAAACTAAAATAGAAAGTTTCTCCTGCACTTCCCAGCAACTGAGCCACTTGCCGGTTGTTCAGGCTTTTGTTTAGCCATTTTCCTCAGTCATTTTCCTCAGTCATTTTCCTCAGTCATTTTCCATGCAAATGAAAAACGCTTCAAGCGCAAGCTCAAGCTCTTTTCTCCTTCAAACACATCCCATATACTTATAATAACAAGAAAATTGCCATCTTTGATGTACAACTTCCTAAAGAGTTGTGGGAAATTGCAGGTTATGCTTCTTGGCCAaaagataaatattttagtcataaatattttaaaaaccttGTAGGCCAACTTATagctaataa includes these proteins:
- the LOC6498081 gene encoding tyrosine-protein kinase Btk29A isoform X2 — encoded protein: MIPCVSLAETSVIGNMKERVKEMKVFGCRLNFWNHIGHSLTSSKTKEGNGSSPAQNSTRSISPNSSTTNSQFSLQHNSSGSLGGGVGGGVGGGGGSLGLGGGGGGGGNCTPTSLQPQSSLTTFKQSPTLLNGNGNLLDANMPGGIPTPGTPNSKSKDNSHFVKLVVALYPFKAIEGGDLSLEKNAEYEVIDDSQEHWWKVKDALGNVGYIPSNYVKPKALLGLERYEWYVGDMSRQRAESLLKQGDKEGCFVVRKSSTKGLYTLSLHTKVPQSHVKHYHIKQNARCEYYLSEKHCCETIPDLINYHRHNSGGLACRLKSSPCDRPVPPTAGLSHDKWEIHPMELMLMEELGSGQFGVVRRGKWRGSIDTAVKMMKEGTMSEDDFIEEAKVMTKLQHPNLVQLYGVCSKHRPIYIVTEYMKHGSLLNYLRRHEKTLIGNMGLLLDMCIQVSKGMTYLERHNYIHRDLAARNCLVGSENVVKVADFGLARYVLDDQYTSSGGTKFPIKWAPPEVLNYTRFSSKSDVWAYGVLMWEIFTCGKMPYGRLKNTEVVERVQRGIILEKPKSCAKEIYDVMKLCWSHGPEERPAFRVLMDQLALVAQTLTD
- the LOC6498081 gene encoding tyrosine-protein kinase Btk29A isoform X1, with protein sequence MMGTKQRNSHVNGSLKSSSSLRSSSKSFQAKMDKMSERLYDIVKSGSMVKRAQNKKRFTPVNYKHRWFELTKRTLCYFDVENVERRRERGRIHLKGVRLVEEATVSGEGGDPFAPDGYPFQVGYCEISSSSNSQHQQLENGGGGGLEGQQQSGRAVPQYTLYVIANSEKERTEWIRAIRQVCEDSNTPKSYRYHPGLWSGKKWSCCKGISRATFGCRAAAHWREANNNPSNGSSPAQNSTRSISPNSSTTNSQFSLQHNSSGSLGGGVGGGVGGGGGSLGLGGGGGGGGNCTPTSLQPQSSLTTFKQSPTLLNGNGNLLDANMPGGIPTPGTPNSKSKDNSHFVKLVVALYPFKAIEGGDLSLEKNAEYEVIDDSQEHWWKVKDALGNVGYIPSNYVKPKALLGLERYEWYVGDMSRQRAESLLKQGDKEGCFVVRKSSTKGLYTLSLHTKVPQSHVKHYHIKQNARCEYYLSEKHCCETIPDLINYHRHNSGGLACRLKSSPCDRPVPPTAGLSHDKWEIHPMELMLMEELGSGQFGVVRRGKWRGSIDTAVKMMKEGTMSEDDFIEEAKVMTKLQHPNLVQLYGVCSKHRPIYIVTEYMKHGSLLNYLRRHEKTLIGNMGLLLDMCIQVSKGMTYLERHNYIHRDLAARNCLVGSENVVKVADFGLARYVLDDQYTSSGGTKFPIKWAPPEVLNYTRFSSKSDVWAYGVLMWEIFTCGKMPYGRLKNTEVVERVQRGIILEKPKSCAKEIYDVMKLCWSHGPEERPAFRVLMDQLALVAQTLTD
- the LOC6498081 gene encoding tyrosine-protein kinase Btk29A isoform X3; the encoded protein is MMLLSALKLGNGSSPAQNSTRSISPNSSTTNSQFSLQHNSSGSLGGGVGGGVGGGGGSLGLGGGGGGGGNCTPTSLQPQSSLTTFKQSPTLLNGNGNLLDANMPGGIPTPGTPNSKSKDNSHFVKLVVALYPFKAIEGGDLSLEKNAEYEVIDDSQEHWWKVKDALGNVGYIPSNYVKPKALLGLERYEWYVGDMSRQRAESLLKQGDKEGCFVVRKSSTKGLYTLSLHTKVPQSHVKHYHIKQNARCEYYLSEKHCCETIPDLINYHRHNSGGLACRLKSSPCDRPVPPTAGLSHDKWEIHPMELMLMEELGSGQFGVVRRGKWRGSIDTAVKMMKEGTMSEDDFIEEAKVMTKLQHPNLVQLYGVCSKHRPIYIVTEYMKHGSLLNYLRRHEKTLIGNMGLLLDMCIQVSKGMTYLERHNYIHRDLAARNCLVGSENVVKVADFGLARYVLDDQYTSSGGTKFPIKWAPPEVLNYTRFSSKSDVWAYGVLMWEIFTCGKMPYGRLKNTEVVERVQRGIILEKPKSCAKEIYDVMKLCWSHGPEERPAFRVLMDQLALVAQTLTD